Part of the Pseudomonas abietaniphila genome is shown below.
TGGGGTTTGCCGAAAGCTTCAGCTACGCCTCGGCCGAGGACGTGTTCGAAGAAATCAAACAGGCCTGGAACCCGAAAACCGGTTACGACATTCGTGGTGCCAGCTATGGGCGTCTTCGCGATCAGTCGCTGCAATGGCCTTGCGGCCCTGACGACACCGGCACGCGTCACCCGATTCGCTATCTCGATAAAAGTGGCGAACCGTCAGAGCGCCCGAGGCTCGTTTTCGCGACGGACCACGGCAAGGCGGTTTTTCTGCCGCGTCCACACCTGCCGCCGGCCGAGATGCCAAACGATGCGTTTCCGATGGTGCTGAATACCGGTCGCCTGCAACACCAGTGGCACACGCTGACCAAGACCGGAAAAGTCCCGACCCTCAACAAGCTCAATCCCGGTCCTTTCGTCGAGATCCATCCGGTCGACGCAGCGGCGTTGGGCATCCGCGACAAGGACGCCGTGGAAATCCGGTCGGTGCGCGGTCAGGCGGTTCTGCCAGCCGTGGTGACCGACCGGGTGAGACCGGGTAATTGCTTTGCGCCGTTTCACTGGAACGATGTCTACGGTGAGCACCTGGCGATCAACGCTGTCACCAGTGACGCCGTCGATCCGGTTTCGAAGCAGCCCGAATTCAAGTTCTGCGCAGTCGCGCTGCGCAAGGTTGAGCTGATCGGCCATCGTTTTCTTGATGTGCCACAGCCCGATGCGCAGACGCTGGAAGAGTCCGAAGGGGAGCCGCTGCTCACTTTGCTCTGGGCCTCGCAAACCGGCAACGCAGAGGCACTCGCCAAACGCTTCGGCACGCACCTGCGCTCATCAGGCATCCCAGTGCAGGTCGCTGCGATGGACCAATTTCCGGTGGCACGCCTGAGCGATGTCAGCCATCTCGCGTTGATCAGCAGCACCTTTGGCGACGGCGACTCGCCCGACAACGGTCAGCGGTTCTGGCAGTCGCTGAGCGAACGCCAGGAGCGGCTGGAGTCGCTGCGTTACGCCGTGCTCGCGCTGGGGGATCCGAGCTACGACCGCTTCTGCCAGCACGGCAAAAATCTCGATCAGCGACTGCTGACATTAGGGGCTTCGCCGTTGATGCCTCGTGTCGATTGTGACGGCGATTTTCAGGACCATGCCGATGGATGGTTCATGGCGCTGCAACAGGCGCTGGATCTTCCTCCCATCGACATGACCCCGCAAACGTCGAGCAGCCAACCGTCGCGTGCGCACCCTCATAACGCCAGGCTGTCGATCAACCGACGCTTGAACGGCGAGGGCGCGAGCAAGGACACACGGCAGTTTGCGCTGACGCTGGGCGACTCGGGTCTGGCTTACGAGGCAGGCGATGCGCTGGGCGTGTGGCCACGCAATTGTCCGGCATTGATCGATGAAGTGCTCGCGTTGACGGGCCTGCGGGGCGACCAGCCCGTGAGTGTCGGCAAGGTGGGGGAAATGCCGTTGTCACAGGCACTGACTTCGCAATTCGAAATCGCAAGACCCACGGCAGAAGCGCTGGGTTTCATTGCCGAGCGCAGCGGCAGTAGCGAGCTTAAAACCTTGCTGACCGAGCCGTTCAACAGCGAGTTGAAGGACTGGCTATGGGGAAGGCAACTGGCGGACGTGATTCGGGAGTTTCCGCTGAGCTGTTCAGCGCAGGAGTTGCTGGACCACCTCAAGCCGCTTCAGCCCCGGTTGTACTCCATCGCATCCAGCGCAAAGGCACATCCCGATGAGGTTCATCTGACGGTTTCTGCCGTGCGATACGGCAAGCGCAAGGGCGTGTCCTCAACCTTTCTCGCCGACCGTGCCGGTGACGGCGAGGTGCCGATTTTCCTGCAACCGACCCAGCACTTTCGCGTACCGGTCGAGGGTGACGTGCCGATGATCATGATCGGGCCCGGCACTGGCGTGGCACCGTTCAGGGCGTTTCTGCAGGAGCGGCGCATGCGTGCCGATCGCGGACGCAACTGGCTGTTCTTCGGTGAGCAGCATGCGGCCACGGATTTCTACTACCGCGACGAGCTCGAAGGCATGCAAAAAGACGGTTTGCTCACGCACCTGAGCCTGGCGTTTTCCCGTGATCAGGCCGAGAAGATCTACGTCCAGCATCGCATCCGCGAACAGGGCGCGGAACTGTGGCGGTGGTTGCAGGACGGCGCGCGCATCTACGTGTGCGGGGATGCGACGCACATGGCCAGTGACGTTGATCAGGCATTGCGCGAGGTCATCGTTGCCCATGGCGGGATGAGCACAGAGCGTGCCGCCGAGCATCTGCGAGTGATGGCCGGCGAGAAGCGCTATGTGCGGGACGTTTATTAAGCCCGGTCATCGGATCGCCCAATACAGGGGCGCTGGCCGTACCGTTCCCTCAGTAGCCTTGATGCCGGGCGATCACGCCTTGCATCGCTTCCCCTTGCTGGTGGCGACGAAGGTTGCCGAGCAATACCTCGAAAGCGGTGTCGGGAGAGGTGTTTGCGCCGATATGAGGTGTCAGCCAGATGTTGGGATGGTGCCAGAACGGATGATCGGTCGAAGGCGGCTCGTCCTCAAGCACGTCGACGACGGCCTCACTCAGTTGCCCACTGTCCAGCGCATCCAGCAGGTCGCGCTCGATCAGATGTCCGCCCCGTCCCAGGTTGATCAGTTGGGCACCTTTGGGCATGGCAGCGAAGGTCTGCGCATTCAACACACCACGGGTGTCGTCCGTCAGAGGGAGCAGGCAGATCAGAATGTCGCATTGGGCGAGAAAGGGCTTGAGTTGATCATCGCCAGCGTAGCATTGCACGCCGTCGATGTGTTTCTGTGACCGTGACCAGCCCCGCAGTTCAAAGCCAAACGGGCGCAGGGCTTGCGTCACCGCCAAGCCGAGATTGCCCAGG
Proteins encoded:
- a CDS encoding bifunctional nitrate reductase/sulfite reductase flavoprotein subunit alpha — translated: MASNSVRSVCPYCGVGCGIVMQVENNRVIKVSGDKAHPTNSGRLCTKGTTCGQAIAESGRMTSAYLRHQRSQDPVRSDIDAAITETASRLRGILDRDGPDALAFYVSGQMSLEAQYLANKLAKGFVRTNNIESNSRLCMASAGSGYKLSLGSDGPPGSYDDFDKADLFFVIGANMADCHPILFLRMMDRVKAGAKLIVVDPRRSATADKASLFLPIKPGTDLALLNGLLYLLLENGDVDTDFIDAFTQGWDVMPEFLANYTPAHVAQITGLPEADVRQAARMIGLAPEWMSCWTMGLNQSTHGTWNTNALCNLHLATGAICRPGSGPFSLTGQPNAMGGREMGYMGPGLPGQRSVLVEADRCFIEDLWSIPRGSLDQTLGGGTIDLFEQMRDGHIKACWIICTNPVASVANRSTVIQALQKAELVITQDAFLDTETNRYADILLPGALWAEAEGVMINSERNLTLTQKAVDAPGEALPDWQIIARVACEMGFAESFSYASAEDVFEEIKQAWNPKTGYDIRGASYGRLRDQSLQWPCGPDDTGTRHPIRYLDKSGEPSERPRLVFATDHGKAVFLPRPHLPPAEMPNDAFPMVLNTGRLQHQWHTLTKTGKVPTLNKLNPGPFVEIHPVDAAALGIRDKDAVEIRSVRGQAVLPAVVTDRVRPGNCFAPFHWNDVYGEHLAINAVTSDAVDPVSKQPEFKFCAVALRKVELIGHRFLDVPQPDAQTLEESEGEPLLTLLWASQTGNAEALAKRFGTHLRSSGIPVQVAAMDQFPVARLSDVSHLALISSTFGDGDSPDNGQRFWQSLSERQERLESLRYAVLALGDPSYDRFCQHGKNLDQRLLTLGASPLMPRVDCDGDFQDHADGWFMALQQALDLPPIDMTPQTSSSQPSRAHPHNARLSINRRLNGEGASKDTRQFALTLGDSGLAYEAGDALGVWPRNCPALIDEVLALTGLRGDQPVSVGKVGEMPLSQALTSQFEIARPTAEALGFIAERSGSSELKTLLTEPFNSELKDWLWGRQLADVIREFPLSCSAQELLDHLKPLQPRLYSIASSAKAHPDEVHLTVSAVRYGKRKGVSSTFLADRAGDGEVPIFLQPTQHFRVPVEGDVPMIMIGPGTGVAPFRAFLQERRMRADRGRNWLFFGEQHAATDFYYRDELEGMQKDGLLTHLSLAFSRDQAEKIYVQHRIREQGAELWRWLQDGARIYVCGDATHMASDVDQALREVIVAHGGMSTERAAEHLRVMAGEKRYVRDVY
- a CDS encoding 2-hydroxyacid dehydrogenase, encoding MALLFKVDDSRGSVWKSLFEQHAPDIDVRLWPDMGDPLQVRYFAAWQPPQDLLARFPNLEVIFATSAGVDQFDLGELPEHIQVVRMLDPGIAQGIVEYACFAVLSLHRQIPLYVRQQQAGVWKEHALTPARRRRVGVMGLGNLGLAVTQALRPFGFELRGWSRSQKHIDGVQCYAGDDQLKPFLAQCDILICLLPLTDDTRGVLNAQTFAAMPKGAQLINLGRGGHLIERDLLDALDSGQLSEAVVDVLEDEPPSTDHPFWHHPNIWLTPHIGANTSPDTAFEVLLGNLRRHQQGEAMQGVIARHQGY